GGGCGAACAGGGAACCTTGAGCCTGCCTGCAACCGCGGTCGCTCCTGCCACTTGACAAAGACTCGGGTTGGTGCTAATCTATTAGCAGTATGCTAAAGGATTAGCACCAACTCATGCACTTTACCGAGAAACTTAGCCGCCGCGAGCGGCAGATCCTAGAGGCGCTCTACCGACGAGGGGGGGCGTCGGTGGGCGATGTCCTCGCCGAGCTCCCCGATCCGCCCAGCTACTCCGCGGTTCGGGCGTTCTTGCGCATCCTGGAGGAGAAGGGCCACGTGACCCACACCCAGGACGGTGCCAAGTACATC
This genomic interval from Armatimonas rosea contains the following:
- a CDS encoding BlaI/MecI/CopY family transcriptional regulator; its protein translation is MHFTEKLSRRERQILEALYRRGGASVGDVLAELPDPPSYSAVRAFLRILEEKGHVTHTQDGAKYIYHPVNARPPVAREALTKLMETFFGGRPEQVVVALLTDEERKLTDDELERLSVLIAEARQKGT